AAAGGATGTAGCATAGATcaactgaaggatttgatcaagcaagtAGCACCTAAAGGGAATCCTCCTCATGGGATTCACGAATCCCAAGTTGTAAGGCGTTTGCTTTATCGACAACCTAGTCATTTGGAGTATTCTGAGAaagttttagaatttaaaattgttgaGCTGAAATGTGACGACGACGTGCTGAAGGTGCTGGTAGAGTCTAATTATTGGAAACAATTTgtgccaatagaaattttggttttctttAGTAAAGTGGTTATGGAAAATGAGGACGATGTGGTTACGTCCTTGCGTGATTGAATGCTAGTTAAATGTTAGGCTATTTCGTGCAAATTAAATTTGTGTCCATGATGTTCTAGTCGATGTAATATTTCTTAGTGTGTCAATTTGTTATGTTTGTGATCCGTTTGTAATGTGTAGTATGTAtgaaaaaggaataaaagttttattatcaacttttaccaaaaaaatttataagcaaTAAATGTTTGTGACCCGTTCgtgcaaattaaaatttgtaacttattttgtccaatcaattacatttaattaaaatttgtaacttatttgtttcaatcaatttaaatttgtaacatatttgtttcaatcaattaaaatttgtaaattatttgtttcaaagactaacttatttttttaaaaatttctagcttcttttttaaaatttctaactcattttttaaaatttctaacttattttttaaatttctaacttattttttaaatttctaacttatttttttaaatttctaacttattttttaaatgactaacttatttttaaaaaatttatggcttatttttttaaatgtctaacttatttttttaaatttctaacttattttttttgaaatttgtaacttgcttttgattaaattatataataattttaagtaaaaattaaaatttgtaacttatttgtttcaatgactaacttatttttttaaagtttctagcttagttttttttttaaatttctaactcattttttaaaaaatttctaacttatttttttaaatttctaatttattttttaaatgtctaacttatttttttaaatttctaacttattttttgaaatttgtaacttgttttgattaaattatataataattttaagtaaaaattaaaattttaacttatttgtttcaatgactaacttatttttttaaaagtttctagctttttttttttaatttctaacccatttttttaaaaatttctaacttatttttttaaaatttctaacttattttttttaaatgtctaacttatttttctaaatttctaacttatatttttgaaatttctaacttattttgtccaattaattacattcaattaaaatttctaagttatttGTTTCAgtcaattaaaatttggaacttatttgtttcaatcaattaaaatttgtaagttatttgtttcaataaatttctaacttattattttaaatttctaatttatttattttaaatttgtaacttctttatttgaaatttctaacttattgttgtttaaattatataataattttcagtataacttaaaatttctaacttattttgtccaatcaattaaaatttggaacttatttgtttcaatcaattaaaatttgtaagtaatttgtttcaatcaatttctaacttattattttaaatttctaacttatttattttaaatttgtaacttcttatttgaaatttctaacttattgttgtttaaattatataataattttcagtataacttaaaatttctaacttattttgtcCAATTAATTACATTCTaaaatttctaagttatttgtttcaatcaattaaaatttgtaacttattttttttaaaatttctaacttattttttaatatgttcataaagaaatagagacattatatttaagtaaaaacatacataaagacataatttaagtaaaaacataatttaaatacataaagaaatatagacATTATCTAAGTCAATGTGTTTTaacaaatactaaaatttaaatacataaacaaatacaataaaaaagataaatcttAATCTATGCGGGGTCTCTGTCGCGGCCTAAGACTGTCATCTGGGTCGTCATCTCTAGCTATCCTCATGCAAAGATCCATGATATCATATAAGTCAGTCCCTGCAGTCACCATCCTGAGGTTGATGACGCGCTCCAAATGCTCAGCAATCCTTCCCATCCTGACACATGCTGTGCAATCAACCTGTCTCAGTGAAAATAACAAGTGagtatgaatttttaaaaaaataataaagttaagaAAAAGTACATAGCTTACCACAAAATGCGCAGGGGGATCTGACGTGACTGGAACCTGGGCGACAGGTGGCTCCACGAAGTCATCATCATGAGTGGGAAGAGGAGGCGCAGGTCTGGGCTCAGCAGTGTCCTCCGTCGACGTCACAAAGGGGTGTGAAATCTGaaaaaaccactccatgtagtCTGGGGCCACCTGCCCAGGAACTACACAGAGCTCCCCTGTAGGCGCTACATGATCTGAAAACTGTACCCACCGGTCGTCTATATCAGTATCTGTCAATGAATCACGAACCGGTGGCGGAGGAACTGTCTGAATGTACCCCATCTGCCGAACCACCCTCTCTGGTCGAAGGTAGACGATGATCAGACCCCATCTGACTTGCCCCATGTACGAGGAGATCAAGTCATAGTCCTGAACTCCCCGATGCTCAGCATATGGCATGCAACAGACATCAGTGACTGTCAGGGCATCAATACGTGCTCTGTAAGGGGCTCCCTTAATGCCGGTCATCTGGGCCTTACCCGTAAGCCATCTACAGGC
This genomic interval from Glycine soja cultivar W05 unplaced genomic scaffold, ASM419377v2 tig00001360_1_pilon, whole genome shotgun sequence contains the following:
- the LOC114404156 gene encoding protein MAIN-LIKE 1-like, coding for MSMLCTCRHSEIWAQAGTFSWGAATLVHLYDQLNEGVAGPTRQMAGYISLLQCWIYEQFPSVHRFVVDDGYAEASPRACRWLTGKAQMTGIKGAPYRARIDALTVTDVCCMPYAEHRGVQDYDLISSYMGQVRWGLIIVYLRPERVVRQMGYIQTVPPPPVRDSLTDTDIDDRWVQFSDHVAPTGELCVVPGQVAPDYMEWFFQISHPFVTSTEDTAEPRPAPPLPTHDDDFVEPPVAQVPVTSDPPAHFVVDCTACVRMGRIAEHLERVINLRMVTAGTDLYDIMDLCMRIARDDDPDDSLRPRQRPRID